A single Elephas maximus indicus isolate mEleMax1 chromosome 2, mEleMax1 primary haplotype, whole genome shotgun sequence DNA region contains:
- the LOC126070415 gene encoding olfactory receptor 2T33-like, with amino-acid sequence MEKRNATSDFILLGLFQHTSFHLFLFIVLLTIAIASLMGNALMILLIHRDHRLHTPMYLLLSQLSFMDTMLVFTIVPKMASGFLTGKKSISPAECGLQILAFLTLGDGECFLLAAMSYDHYVAVCHPLRYNILMNWQLCLRMTLGSWFLGAADGLVQAVATLSFPFCSAREIDHFFCEAPSLLRLACADTSIFEHVMYICCVVMLLVPLFLILTSYSLILAAVLHMPSTEARKKAFATCSSHLTVVGLFYGTAIFTYMRPKSYRSANHDKVVSAFYTIFTPALNPPIYSLKNNEVKEA; translated from the coding sequence ATGGAGAAGAGAAATGCCACTTCAGATTTTATTCTCTTGGGACTCTTTCAGCACACTAGCTTCCACCTCTTCCTCTTCATTGTGCTGCTGACAATAGCCATTGCTTCCCTGATGGGCAATGCCCTCATGATCCTCCTGATTCACAGGGACCACCGGcttcacacacccatgtacttacTGCTGAGCCAACTCTCCTTCATGGACACGATGCTGGTTTTCACCATTGTGCCCAAAATGGCATCTGGCTTTCTGACAGGCAAGAAGTCCATCTCCCCTGCTGAATGTGGATTACAGATCCTTGCCTTCCTCACCTTGGGTGATGGAGAGTGCTTCCTCTTGGCAGCCATGTCCTATGACCACTATGTGGCAGTGTGTCATCCACTACGATATAACATTCTCATGAACTGGCAACTGTGCCTGAGAATGACCCTAGGGTCTTGGTTTCTGGGGGCAGCTGATGGTCTCGTGCAGGCAGTTGCTACCCTGAGCTTCCCTTTCTGCAGTGCTCGTGAGAttgatcatttcttctgtgagGCCCCCTCACTGCTGCGTTTGGCTTGTGCTGACACTTCAATCTTCGAACATGTCATGTACATCTGTTGTGTGGTAATGCTCCTTGTGCCTTTATTTCTCATCCTGACCTCCTACAGTCTCATCCTAGCTGCAGTTCTCCACATGCCTTCTACAGAAGCCCGCAAGAAGGCCTTTGCCACGTGCTCGTCACACTTGACTGTGGTGGGACTCTTTTATGGGACTGCCATTtttacctatatgagaccaaagtcCTACAGATCAGCTAACCATGATAAGGTTGTGTCAGCTTTCTATACTATCTTCACTCCTGCGTTGAACCCCCCCATTTACAGTCTGAAGAACAATGAGGTGAAAGAAGCCTGA